One Lepisosteus oculatus isolate fLepOcu1 chromosome 13, fLepOcu1.hap2, whole genome shotgun sequence genomic region harbors:
- the LOC102689417 gene encoding extracellular calcium-sensing receptor-like has product MLSFHKRLQNVRYTFNTFSEAFKCDGLNFREIQIAQTLIFAIDEINKDSSLLPNVTLGYKIFDTCGSTPLAIKAALALVNSQDETLSEEPCTKPATVPAIIGLSSSSSTIGIATTVGPFHIPVISHLATCACLSNRKRFPSFFRTVPSDYYQSRALAQLVKHFGWTWVGAIRSDDDYGNSGMATFVEAALQEGICVEYSEAFYKTDPREKIHRILKTIKNSTSKVILAFLPQVEMSMLLQEMLQQNVTGVQWIGSESWITSRNLATNEGSKLLGGAIGFAFRKATIPDLEEFLLSLSPSAVPNSQFMKEFWETVFSCSLNTYNKSIVTKTCTGFEHLSQVNNEYTDVSDMRIPNNVYKAVYAIAHSLHELLTCSDTICPNKISMEPWQVLNQMKSINFTTRTGEAVYFDEKGDSAARYDLVNWQINDNGVAEFITVGYYDTHLPDDHRFKMNNIKIVWRDGQDKVPQSVCSKTCFPGTRKAIKKGKPICCFDCVQCAQGEISNQTDSLDCDKCPLEYWSNENRDQCILKDTEFLSYEETLGILLSIFSMLGACFTLAVAIILFHYKHTPIVKANNSEKKKKKLTYCKKSSSSWWLRLHA; this is encoded by the exons ATGTTATCCTTTCACAAACGTTTACAAAATGTGCGATATACATTCAATACATTTTCAGAAGCTTTCAAGTGTGATGG ATTGAATTTCAGAGAAATTCAGATTGCTCAAACATTGATTTTTGCTATAGATGAAATAAACAAAGATTCCAGCCTGCTTCCAAATGTTACCCTGGGCTATAAGATATTTGATACCTGTGGTTCCACACCTCTGGCCATTAAGGCAGCACTGGCTTTAGTGAACAGTCAAGATGAAACATTATCAGAAGAGCCCTGCACCAAACCAGCGACTGTCCCTGCCATAATAGGACtgtcttcatcatcatcaactATTGGAATAGCGACAACTGTCGGCCCTTTTCACATTCCTGTG ATAAGTCACCTTGCTACCTGTGCATGCTTAAGCAACAGAAAAAGATTCCCTTCATTCTTCAGAACAGTTCCAAGTGACTATTATCAGAGCAGAGCCCTGGCTCAGCTGGTGAAGCACTTTGGATGGACCTGGGTTGGAGCCATTAGAAGTGATGATGACTATGGCAACAGTGGGATGGCTACTTTTGTGGAAGCTGCACTGCAAGAAGGAATTTGCGTTGAATATTCAGAGGCATTTTATAAAACCGATCCAAGAGAGAAAATTCatagaattttaaaaactattaaaaattCCACATCTAAAGTTATCCTGGCCTTTTTACCCCAAGTGGAGATGTCCATGTTACTACAAGAAATGCTGCAGCAAAATGTGACAGGTGTACAGTGGATAGGCAGCGAGTCTTGGATTACCTCCAGGAATCTCGCCACTAACGAAGGGAGTAAACTTCTTGGAGGTGCAATTGGATTTGCCTTTAGAAAAGCAACAATACCAGATCTGGAAGAATTCTTACTGAGCCTCAGTCCTTCAGCTGTACCTAACAGCCAATTTATGAAGGAGTTCTGGGAGACTGTTTTCAGCTGTAGCCTGAACACTTACAACAAGTCAATAGTGACAAAGACATGCACTGGATTTGAGCATTTAAGCCAAGTGAATAATGAATACACTGACGTATCCGACATGAGGATCCCCAATAACGTATATAAAGCTGTGTATGCCATTGCTCACTCGCTGCACGAACTTCTCACATGCTCTGATACAATATGTCCAAACAAAATAAGCATGGAGCCATGGCAG GTACTGAaccaaatgaaaagcattaatttCACCACCAGGACTGGAGAAGCTGTCTATTTCGATGAGAAAGGAGATTCAGCAGCAAGATATGATTTAGTAAACTGGCAGATAAATGATAATGGCGTTGCTGAATTTATTACGGTTGGATATTATGACACGCATCTTCCAGATGACCATcggtttaaaatgaataatattaaaattgtcTGGAGGGATGGTCAGGATAAA GTACCCCAGTCTGTATGCAGCAAAACCTGTTTCCCAGGGACACGTAAAGCAATTAAGAAAGGAAAACCTATCTGTTGCTTTGACTGCGTTCAGTGTGCACAAGGAGAAATTAGCAACCAAACAG aCTCTCTTGACTGTGACAAGTGCCCTCTAGAATACTGGTCTAATGAAAACCGAGACCAGTGTATTTTGAAGGACACTGAATTCCTGTCATATGAAGAAACCTTGGGGATACTCCTATCAATTTTTTCAATGCTTGGAGCATGCTTCACTTTAGCTGTTGCTATAATTTTGTTTCACTATAAACATACTCCAATTGTTAAAGCCAATAACTCTGAA aagaaaaaaaagaaactcacCTACTGTAAGAAAAGTAGTTCAAGTTGGTGGCTGCGtctgcatgcatag
- the LOC138242139 gene encoding extracellular calcium-sensing receptor-like, translated as MSTTPEPLKCRSLNIGELQSAQTMIFTIEEINNNTEILPGITLGYKIYDSCGSIALAVKAALLLINGLEEHLSDTPCTRPATVQAIIAETSSSPTIAISTSVGPFQIPVISHFATCACLSDKNRFPSFLRTIPSDYYQSRALAQLVKHFGWSWVGAICSDNDYGNNGMATFVQAAQEQGVCVEYSESFFRTNSREDILRIVEIIKTSSSKVIVAFISYLDMEVLLRELSLQNVTGLQWIGSESWISESNIATAHWSHILLGSMGFAIPKVKIRGLEEFLLNVHPSLNISIYNELWETIFKCRLTIKDTIENTNLCTGTENLRDIHNQYTDDLQIANNVYKAVYAVAYALENMFTCKNGQESFANKTCLNILETEPWQVLHYLKRVNFSTKNGEQVFFDDNGDPAAKYDLLNWQLNKEGKIEFVTVGHYDASLPAWLQLVVNNSRIVWTQNREQAPVSVCSESCPPGTRKAVQKGRPVCCFDCVPCAEGEVSNTTDALNCIKCHLEYWSNTQRDKCILKSIEFLSFEETMGISLVTFSTLGVCLTLSMALIFFKYKDTPIVKANNSELSFLLLFSLTLCFLCSLTFIGQHSDWSCMLRHTAFGIIFVLCISCVLGKTIVVLMAFRATLPGNNIMKWFGPKQQRISIFMFTFVQALICILWLTITPPFPNKNVRYYKEKIILECDLGSTAAFSAVLGYIGFLSVMCFVLAFLARKLPDNFNEAKFITFSMLIFCAVWITFIPAYISSPGKFTVAVEIFAILASSFGLLFCIFMPKCYIILLKPGKNTKKYLMSKT; from the exons ATGTCAACCACACCAGAGCCTCTGAAATGCAGAAG TTTAAACATTGGCGAACTTCAGTCAGCACAAACAATGATATTTACCATTGAAGAAATAAACAACAATACAGAAATTCTCCCTGGCATTACCTTGGGCTATAAGATCTATGATTCGTGTGGCTCTATAGCTCTGGCAGTAAAAGCAGCCCTGTTGTTAATCAATGGACTTGAGGAACATCTCTCTGACACACCTTGCACCAGGCCAGCTACAGTTCAAGCAATAATAGCAGAGACATCATCATCGCCGACAATAGCAATTTCAACATCAGTCGGACCATTTCAGATACCAGTG ATCAGTCACTTTGCAACCTGTGCATGTTTAAGTGACAAAAATAGATTCCCTTCATTTCTCAGAACCATCCCCAGTGACTATTATCAGAGCAGAGCCCTGGCTCAGcttgtgaagcactttggatGGTCCTGGGTTGGAGCCATTTGCAGTGACAATGACTATGGCAACAATGGCATGGCTACCTTTGTACAAGCTGCCCAAGAACAGGGTGTCTGCGTGGAGTACTCAGAATCTTTCTTCAGGACCAACTCCAGGGAGGACATTTTGAGAATTGTTGAGATTATAAAGACATCTAGCTCAAAGGTTATTGTAGCTTTCATCTCCTATTTGGATATGGAAGTTTTGTTAAGGGAACTGTCTCTGCAGAATGTAACTGGTTTGCAGTGGATAGGCAGTGAATCCTGGATTTCTGAATCAAACATTGCCACTGCTCACTGGAGTCATATTCTTCTGGGATCAATGGGATTTGCAATCCCTAAAGTAAAAATTAGAGGCTTGGAAGAATTTTTACTGAATGTTCATCCATCCCTCAACATATCTATTTATAATGAATTGTGGGAAACAATATTCAAATGTCGACTGACCATCAAGGACACGATTGAAAACACAAATCTGTGCACTGGAACTGAAAACTTAAGAGACATTCATAACCAATACACAGATGACTTACAAATTGCCAATAATGTCTATAAAGCTGTGTATGCAGTTGCTTATGCACTGGAAAATATGTTCACTTGCAAAAATGGACAGGAATCTTTTGCAAATAAGACATGCCTAAACATATTGGAGACTGAACCATGGCAG GTGCTTCATTATCTGAAAAGAGTTAATTTCTCAACCAAAAATGGAGAACAGGTGTTCTTTGACGACAATGGAGATCCTGCAGCCAAGTATGACTTACTAAACTGGCAACTAAATAAGGAGGGCAAGATTGAATTTGTCACTGTAGGTCACTATGATGCATCCTTACCAGCATGGCTTCAACTTGTTGTGAATAACTCACGCATTGTTTGGACTCAGAATCGGGAGCAG gcgcctgtgtcagtgtgcagtgaGAGCTGTCCTCCAGGCACTCGGAAGGCTGTTCAGAAGGGAAGGCCTGTCTGCTGCTTTGACTGTGTACCATGTGCTGAAGGAGAAGTTAGTAACACAACAG ATGCTCTTAACtgcattaaatgtcatctggaATATTGGTCAAATACACAAAGAGATAAATGCATCTTGAAAAGCATTGAATTCCTCTCATTTGAAGAAACCATGGGGATATCATTGGTGACATTCTCAACACTTGGTGTATGTTTGACCTTAAGCATGGCTTTGATCTTCTTTAAATATAAAGACACTCCCATTGTTAAAGCCAATAACTCTGAACTGAGTttccttctgctcttttcattgacactgtgtttcctctgttcaCTTACTTTCATCGGCCAGCACTCTGACTGGTCCTGTATGTTGCGCCACACAGCATTTGGGATCATATTTGTCCTGTGCATCTCTTGTGTTCTGGGGAAAACAATAGTGGTGTTAATGGCCTTTAGGGCTACACTGCCAGGCAATAACATTATGAAATGGTTTGGGCCCAAACAGCAGAGAATAAGCATTTTTATGTTCACATTCGTGCAGGCTTTAATATGCATTCTTTGGTTGACAATCACACCCCCTtttccaaataaaaatgtaagataTTATAAGGAGAAAATCATACTAGAATGTGACCTAGGATCTACTGCAGCTTTCAGTGCTGTGCTGGGTTACATTGGATTCCTCTCTGTCATGTGCTTTGTGCTCGCTTTCCTGGCTCGGAAGCTGCCTGATAACTTCAATGaagccaaattcattacattcagcATGCTCATATTCTGTGCTGTCTGGATCACCTTTATCCCAGCTTATATCAGCTCTCCTGGGAAGTTCACTGTAGCTGTGGAAATATTTGCAATTTTAGCTTCTAGCTTTGGGCTGTTGTTCTGCATTTTTATGCcaaaatgttacattattttacttAAACCTGGGAAGAatacaaaaaagtatttaatgAGCAAAACATAA
- the LOC138242187 gene encoding extracellular calcium-sensing receptor-like, which translates to MGLLTEAEKPKCRLQAKAEYPQLSKDGDIIIGGIFSLHSGWTEANLTLSTTPEPLKCRSLSFREFKNAQTMVFAIEEINNNTEILPGITLGYKIYDSCGSIALAVKAALLLINGLEEHLSDTPCTRPATVQAIIAETSSSPTIAISTSVGPFQIPVISHFATCACLSDKNKFPSFLRTIPSDYYQSRALAQLVKHFGWSWVGAICSDNDYGNNGMATFVQAAQEQGVCVEYSESFFRTNSREDILRIVEIIKTSSSKVIVAFISYLDMEVLLRELSLQNVTGLQWIGSESWISDSHIATAHWSHILLGSMGFAIPKVKIRGLEEFLLNVHPSLNISIYNELWETIFRCKLTVKDTTENTNLCIGTENLRDIHNQYTDANDSQIANNVYKAVYAVTYALNDMFPCKTAQGRLGNKTCLNKLEAAPWQVLHYLKRVNFSTKNGEQVFFDDNGDPAAKYELLNWQLNKEGEIEFVTVGHYDASLPARLHLVVNNSRIVWTQNPEKVPVSVCSESCPPGTRKAVQKGRPVCCFDCVPCAEGEISNTTDAINCIKCHTEYWSNKQRDNCLLKSTEFLSFGETMGISLVTFSILGICLTIGMALIFFKYKDSPIVKANNSELSFLLLFSLTLCFLCSLTFIGQPSEWSCMLRHTAFGITFVLCISCVLGKTIVVLMAFRATLPGNNIMKWFGPKQQRISIFMFTFVQALICILWLTISPPFPNKNLRYYKDKIILECDLGSTAAFSAVVGYIGFLSAMCFVLAFLARKLPDNFNEAKFITFSMLIFCAVWITFIPAYISSPGKFTVAVEIFAILASSFGLLFCIFIPKCYIILVTPEKNTRKLMMGKVSSKSL; encoded by the exons ATGGGACTTTTAACAGAAGCAGAAAAACCCAAGTGCAGACTACAGGCAAAAGCTGAATATCCGCAGTTATCGAAGGATGGAGACATTATAATTGGAGGGATCTTTTCTCTCCACAGTGGTTGGACTGAGGCAAATCTCACTTTGTCAACCACACCAGAGCCACTGAAATGCAGAAG TTTAAGCTTCAGGGAATTTAAAAATGCCCAGACTATGGTTTTTGCAATTGAAGAAATAAACAACAATACAGAAATTCTCCCTGGCATTACCTTGGGCTATAAGATCTATGATTCGTGTGGCTCTATAGCTCTGGCAGTAAAAGCAGCCCTGTTGTTAATCAATGGACTTGAGGAACATCTCTCTGACACACCTTGCACCAGGCCAGCTACAGTTCAAGCAATAATAGCAGAGACATCATCATCGCCGACAATAGCAATTTCAACATCGGTCGGACCATTTCAGATACCAGTG ATCAGCCACTTTGCAACCTGTGCATGTTTAAGTGACAAAAATAAATTCCCTTCATTTCTCAGAACCATCCCCAGTGACTATTATCAGAGCAGAGCCCTGGCTCAGcttgtgaagcactttggatGGTCCTGGGTTGGAGCCATTTGCAGTGACAATGACTATGGCAACAATGGCATGGCTACCTTTGTACAAGCTGCCCAAGAACAGGGTGTCTGCGTGGAGTACTCAGAATCTTTCTTCAGGACCAACTCCAGGGAGGACATTTTGAGAATTGTTGAGATTATAAAGACATCTAGCTCAAAGGTTATTGTAGCTTTCATCTCCTATTTGGATATGGAGGTTTTGTTAAGGGAACTGTCTCTGCAGAATGTAACTGGTTTGCAGTGGATAGGCAGTGAATCCTGGATTTCTGATTCACACATTGCCACTGCTCACTGGAGTCATATTCTTTTGGGATCAATGGGATTTGCAATCCCTAAAGTAAAAATTAGAGGCTTGGAAGAATTTTTACTGAATGTTCATCCATCCCTCAACATATCTATTTATAATGAATTGTGGGAAACAATATTCAGATGTAAACTGACCGTCAAGGACACAACTGAAAACACAAATCTGTGCATTGGAACTGAAAACTTAAGAGACATTCATAACCAATACACGGATGCAAATGACTCGCAGATTGCCAACAATGTTTATAAAGCTGTATATGCTGTCACTTATGCACTAAATGATATGTTCCCTTGCAAAACTGCACAGGGTCGTCTTGGAAATAAGACATGTCTAAATAAGCTGGAGGCTGCACCTTGGCAG GTACTTCATTATTTGAAAAGAGTTAATTTCTCAACCAAAAATGGAGAACAGGTGTTCTTTGATGACAATGGAGATCCTGCAGCCAAATATGAATTACTAAACTGGCAGTTAAATAAGGAGGGCGAGATTGAATTTGTCACTGTAGGTCACTATGATGCATCTTTACCAGCACGGCTTCACCTTGTTGTGAATAACTCACGCATTGTTTGGACTCAGAATCCGGAGAAg gtgcctgtgtcagtgtgcagtgaGAGCTGTCCTCCAGGCACTCGGAAGGCTGTTCAGAAGGGAAGGCCTGTCTGCTGCTTTGACTGTGTACCATGTGCTGAAGGAGAAATTAGTAACACAACAG ATGCTATTAATTGCATTAAATGTCATACTGAATATTGGTCAAATAAGCAAAGAGATAACTGCCTATTGAAGAGCACTGAATTCCTGTCCTTTGGAGAAACTATGGGAATATCTTTGGTGACATTCTCCATACTTGGTATTTGTTTAACCATAGGCATGGCTTTGATCTTCTTTAAATATAAAGACAGTCCTATTGTCAAAGCCAATAACTCTGAACTGAGTttccttctgctcttttcattgacactgtgtttcctctgttcaCTTACTTTCATTGGCCAGCCCTCTGAATGGTCCTGTATGTTGCGCCACACAGCATTTGGGATCACATTTGTCCTGTGCATCTCTTGTGTTCTGGGGAAAACAATAGTGGTGTTAATGGCCTTTAGGGCTACACTGCCAGGCAATAACATAATGAAATGGTTTGGGCCCAAACAGCAGAGAATAAGCatttttatgtttacatttgTGCAGGCTTTGATATGCATTCTTTGGTTGACAATTTCACCCCCTTTTCCAAATAAAAATTTAAGATACTATAAGGACAAAATCATATTAGAATGTGACCTTGGATCTACTGCAGCTTTCAGCGCTGTAGTGGGTTATATTGGATTTCTTAGTGCCATGTGCTTTGTGCTCGCTTTCCTGGCTCGGAAGCTGCCTGATAACTTCAATGaagccaaattcattacattcagcATGCTCATATTCTGTGCTGTCTGGATCACCTTTATCCCAGCCTATATCAGCTCCCCTGGAAAGTTCACTGTAGCTGTggaaatatttgctattttagccTCAAGTTTTGGGCTgttgttctgcattttcattcctaaatgttacattattttaGTAACACCtgagaaaaacacaagaaagctCATGATGGGTAAAGTGTCTTCAAAATCTCTTTAG
- the LOC102689624 gene encoding extracellular calcium-sensing receptor-like, translating into MIFTIEEINKNTEILPEVSLGYKIYNDCGSMNILRAAMALMSGLEETASNRSCSKPVQAIIGHSGSTPTIGFARITGRFQIPVISHFATCACLSNRKEFPSFFRTIPSDYYQSRALAQLVKHFGWTWVGAVSGDNDYGNSGMATFVQAAQEEGVCVEYSEAFLRTGPHHKLLRIVNIIKHSTSKVIVAFMSHIEINVLVEEMLRQNITGVQWIGSDAWITENSVVAGGGYKLLRGAMGFAVSKTEIPGLNDFLQDLHPTQSSSGAFLREFWETVFNCTFSIHGMEYENKKPCNGSEDLRDVDNQLTGMSELRFSNNVYKAVYAVAHALHSLYVCEDSHGPFTNNTCASRTQIQPWQVLHYLQTVNFTTTYGERVFFDYNGDPPARYELINLQSNAEGHTEFVTIGYYDTSRPKGQQFIMNNVNIVWGGGWDKVPVSVCSESCPPGTRKAVQKGRPVCCFDCVPCAEGEVSNITDSIGCVKCPLEYWSNAKRDECIYNEPEFLSYRETMGILLVLFSITGTCLTIITVIIFYCYRDTPLVRANNSELSFLLLFSLTLCFLCSLTFIGQPSDWSCMLRHTAFGITFVLCISCVLGKTIVVLMAFRATQPGNNIMKWFGPTQQRLSVLGFTLVQVLICVLWLTISPPFPNRNMKYYREKIILECDLGSAGAFWAVLGYIGFLSAMCFVLAFLARNLPDNFNEAKFITFSMLIFCAVWITFIPAYISSPGKFTVAVEIFAILASSYGLLFCIFIPKCYVILLYPEKNTKKHLMGKISK; encoded by the exons ATGATCTTCACAatagaagaaataaataaaaacacagaaattctCCCAGAGGTTTCCCTTGGCTATAAGATTTATAATGACTGCGGTTCTATGAACATACTAAGAGCTGCAATGGCCCTGATGAGTGGACTAGAAGAAACAGCCAGCAACAGGTCCTGTTCTAAACCAGTCCAGGCTATAATTGGGCACTCTGGATCCACGCCGACAATTGGATTTGCAAGAATTACTGGACGGTTTCAGATACCAGTG ATCAGTCACTTTGCTACCTGTGCTTGCCTGAGCAACAGAAAGGAGTTCCCTTCATTCTTCAGAACCATCCCCAGTGACTATTATCAGAGCAGAGCCCTGGCGCAGCTCGTCAAGCACTTCGGATGGACCTGGGTCGGGGCAGTCAGTGGTGACAATGATTATGGGAACAGTGGGATGGCAACATTCGTACAGGCTGCCCAAGAGGAGGGAGTGTGTGTTGAGTATTCAGAGGCATTTCTCAGGACAGGGCCCCACCACAAGCTGCTCAGAATAGTGAACATTATAAAGCACTCCACCTCCAAAGTCATTGTAGCCTTCATGTCCCACATTGAAATTAACGTTCTGGTCGAGGAAATGCTTCGCCAAAATATCACAGGTGTGCAGTGGATAGGCAGTGATGCCTGGATCACAGAGAATTCTGTTGTAGCAGGGGGAGGCTATAAGCTTCTCAGGGGTGCAATGGGCTTTGCAGTCAGCAAGACAGAAATCCCAGGTCTGAATGACTTTTTACAGGATCTCCATCCCACTCAGTCTTCTAGCGGAGCATTTCTGAGGGAATTTTGGGAaactgtttttaactgcactttttCAATCCATGGCATGGAGTATGAGAATAAAAAGCCATGCAATGGGTCTGAAGACCTAAGAGACGTGGACAACCAGCTGACTGGTATGTCTGAGCTGAGATTCTCCAATAACGTCTACAAAGCTGTGTACGCTGTGGCACACGCCCTGCACAGCCTGTATGTGTGTGAAGACAGCCACGGTCCCTTCACCAACAACACCTGTGCAAGTAGGACACAGATACAGCCGTGGCAG GTGTTGCATTACCTGCAAACAGTGAATTTTACAACTACATATGGAGAGAGAGTGTTTTTTGACTATAATGGAGACCCACCAGCAAGGTATGAGTTAATAAACTTACAAAGCAATGCAGAAGGACACACCGAATTTGTCACTATTGGTTACTATGACACATCTCGGCCAAAAGGACAACAGTTCATAATGAACAATGTTAATATCGTTTGGGGAGGTGGCTGGGATAAG gtgcctgtgtcagtgtgcagtgaGAGCTGTCCTCCAGGCACTCGGAAGGCTGTTCAGAAGGGAAGGCCTGTCTGCTGCTTTGACTGTGTACCATGTGCTGAAGGAGAGGTCAGCAACATAACGG ATTCGATTGGCTGTGTGAAGTGTCCTCTTGAATACTGGTCCAATGCTAAAAGGGATGAATGCATCTATAATGAGCCAGAATTCTTGTCGTACAGAGAAACAATGGGAATATTGTTGGTGTTGTTTTCAATAACAGGCACTTGCCTTACAATAATTAcagttataatattttattgttacaGAGACACTCCACTTGTAAGAGCCAATAACTCTGAACTGAGTttccttctgctcttttcattgacactgtgtttcctctgttcaCTTACTTTCATCGGCCAGCCCTCTGACTGGTCCTGTATGTTGCGCCACACCGCATTTGGGATCACATTTGTCCTGTGCATCTCTTGTGTTCTGGGGAAAACAATAGTGGTGTTAATGGCCTTTAGGGCTACACAGCCAGGCAATAACATTATGAAATGGTTTGGTCCCACACAGCAGCGGTTAAGTGTTCTGGGTTTCACACTTGTGCAGGTCTTAATTTGTGTTCTTTGGTTAACAATATCACCTCCTTTTCCAAATAGGAACATGAAATactacagagaaaaaataattctggaGTGTGACCTGGGATCTGCAGGTGCATTCTGGGCTGTGTTAGGGTATATAGGATTCCTCTCTGCCATGTGCTTTGTGCTCGCTTTCCTGGCTCGAAATCTGCCTGATAACTTCAATGaagccaaattcattacattcagcATGCTCATATTCTGTGCTGTCTGGATCACCTTTATCCCAGCTTATATCAGCTCCCCTGGGAAGTTCACAGTAGCTGTggaaatatttgctattttagcttCTAGTTATGGTTTgctgttctgtatttttatacCAAAATGTTATGTTATATTACTCTATCctgagaaaaatacaaaaaagcatttaatgGGTAAAATATCCAAGTGA